In Carassius auratus strain Wakin chromosome 46, ASM336829v1, whole genome shotgun sequence, the following proteins share a genomic window:
- the LOC113064010 gene encoding cysteine-rich and transmembrane domain-containing protein 1-like — protein MNYEQPPPYTGPGPTAPGYPPQGYPAQPYQGYPVNTDQPNPGYPNYPPGPPGPYPVQPGYQGYPQPQYGGPGYGEPPKNTVYVVEQGRREDSGDQACLTACWTALCCCCLWDMLT, from the exons ATGAATTACGAGCAGCCTCCCCCGTACACAGGGCCTGGCCCCACCGCTCCAGGATACCCTCCTCAGGGATACCCCGCACAGCCGTACCAAGGATATCCAGTCAATACTGACCAGCCCAACCCTGGTTACCCAAACTACCCTCCTGGACCCCCTGGGCCATACCCGGTGCAGCCGGGATACCAGGGGTACCCACAACCACAGTATGGAGGCCCAGGGTATGGGGAACCTCCTAAAAACACTG TGTATGTTGTGGAGCAGGGCAGGCGGGAGGATTCCGGGGACCAGGCATGTCTTACTGCATGCTGGACGGCATTGTGTTGCTGCTGCCTCTGGGACATGTTGACCTAA